Proteins encoded within one genomic window of Cucumis sativus cultivar 9930 chromosome 3, Cucumber_9930_V3, whole genome shotgun sequence:
- the LOC101214477 gene encoding pentatricopeptide repeat-containing protein At3g29230, whose amino-acid sequence MMMNLEPKISELLPRCNFPQLKQIHALLLTTSIHQNIHISSSFLRRTTEFRIMDYASLVFSHLSPSFKTEIQFWNAMIRGYAFNGPAHQSVSLYGDLLQRGLKPHSFTYPFVLKSCADLGWFWDGKKVHCRILKTGFSLNSSVSDALFHLYVNFSKFTGPKDAADGMASDARKVFDEMCVRSVEVWNRMILRYTSTGDVSGAQKLFNTMEDRDTVSWNTMISGYIKVGEVMKARELFEKMPEKNVVSWTSMISAYAKAGDLATARMFFNKMPQRNVVSWNSMISSYVQHGDFQEALDLFNQMLSEGITPDGYTFVSVFSACSHLGNLMLGTKIHYAIDDFSQLGVIAATALIEMYAKCGDINRAFNLFIKIGKKDVFFWNVMLKSLALHGQAQDALKLFSLMQKQGLKPNDFTFLGALFACSHGGMVEEGQTIFDMMEKEYKIRPRIEHFGCIVDLLSRNGRLEEALDVVDKMPFEADVAIWGALLGGCKLRGDFKRAGEIVERARKLRSKEGGIHVSFSNMYASVEQWAEAVNAREKMENENILKKTGQSSVIYAPNGRSYLL is encoded by the coding sequence ATGATGATGAATTTGGAGCCCAAAATTTCAGAGCTATTACCGAGATGCAACTTTCCGCAGCTCAAACAAATCCACGCTCTTCTCTTAACCACTTCCATTCACCAAAACATCCATATTTCCTCCAGCTTTCTTCGACGAACCACCGAATTCAGGATCATGGATTACGCAAGTCTCGTCTTTTCTCATCTCAGTCCCAGTTTTAAAACCGAAATTCAATTCTGGAACGCAATGATCAGGGGTTACGCTTTCAATGGCCCTGCTCACCAATCTGTGTCCTTGTATGGCGATTTGCTTCAAAGAGGACTCAAACCCCATAGTTTCACCTACCCATTTGTTCTAAAGTCGTGTGCTGATTTGGGTTGGTTCTGGGATGGAAAGAAAGTGCATTGTCGAATTCTCAAAACTGGGTTTTCATTGAATTCTTCAGTTTCTGAtgctctttttcatttatatgtcaatttttcaaaatttactgGACCTAAGGATGCTGCTGATGGGATGGCTTCTGATGCTCGCAAGGTGTTCGATGAAATGTGTGTCAGATCTGTTGAAGTATGGAACAGAATGATCTTAAGGTATACGAGTACTGGGGATGTTAGTGGTGCACAGAAGTTGTTTAATACAATGGAAGATCGAGATACCGTCTCGTGGAATACAATGATTTCCGGTTATATAAAGGTAGGAGAGGTAATGAAAGCAAGAgagttatttgaaaaaatgccAGAGAAGAATGTTGTGTCTTGGACTTCTATGATTAGTGCTTATGCCAAAGCTGGAGATCTTGCTACAGCCAGAATGTTCTTTAATAAAATGCCTCAAAGAAATGTGGTGTCTTGGAATTCCATGATTTCTAGCTATGTTCAACATGGGGATTTTCAGGAAGCATTGGATCTCTTTAACCAAATGTTATCAGAAGGCATAACTCCTGATGGGTATACTTTTGTATCTGTTTTCTCAGCTTGTTCTCATTTGGGCAATTTAATGCTTGGCACAAAGATACATTACGCGATTGATGATTTCTCTCAACTTGGAGTTATTGCTGCAACTGCTCTGATTGAAATGTATGCCAAATGTGGAGACATCAACAGAgcttttaatcttttcatcAAAATAGGAAAGAAAGATGTGTTTTTTTGGAACGTTATGCTGAAATCACTTGCTCTTCATGGACAAGCTCAAGATGCTCTTAAACTATTCTCTTTGATGCAGAAACAAGGCCTGAAGCCAAATGACTTCACTTTTTTAGGAGCTTTGTTTGCCTGCAGCCATGGAGGGATGGTTGAAGAAGGTCAAACCATATTTGATATGATGGAGAAGGAATATAAAATTAGACCTAGAATCGAACATTTCGGTTGTATCGTTGATTTGCTGAGTCGAAACGGGAGGCTAGAGGAAGCATTGGATGTAGTAGACAAGATGCCATTTGAGGCTGATGTTGCAATATGGGGAGCTTTGTTGGGTGGTTGTAAGTTAAGAGGTGATTTCAAGAGAGCGGGGGAAATAGTTGAAAGGGCGAGGAAATTGAGATCAAAAGAAGGTGGAATCCATGTGAGCTTTTCGAATATGTATGCATCAGTCGAGCAGTGGGCAGAGGCTGTAAATGcaagggaaaaaatggaaaatgagaATATTTTGAAGAAGACTGGACAGAGTAGTGTTATTTATGCACCCAATGGAAGATCTTATcttttataa
- the LOC101214240 gene encoding LOW QUALITY PROTEIN: transcription factor LAF1 (The sequence of the model RefSeq protein was modified relative to this genomic sequence to represent the inferred CDS: substituted 1 base at 1 genomic stop codon), whose product MGCRETEKEKVKKKGLXSPEEDEKLRSFILKNGHGCWTSVPIKAGLLRNSKSCRLRWFNYLRPGLKRGMFSQQEDEKILTLHRLLGNRWSQIAQHLAGRTDNEIKNYWNSHLKKKVVLNFQDFKSGVFSNRDPPLEEMGSSGNERIESQPRVLFAEWLSVSDVNGGSSMEGSFDGEGRRRTSREGYGFEMLNWDLDFEGHISDGFATCDQLCREQTG is encoded by the exons ATGGGATGTAGAGAaacagagaaagaaaaagtaaagaagaaaggaTTATGATCACCTGAGGAAGATGAAAAGTTAAGAAGCTTCATCCTCAAGAATGGGCATGGCTGTTGGACTTCTGTCCCCATTAAAGCTG GATTATTAAGAAACTCAAAGAGCTGCAGATTGAGATGGTTCAATTACTTGAGGCCAGGGTTGAAAAGAGGAATGTTTAGCCAGCAAGAAGATGAGAAAATCTTGACCCTTCATCGCTTGTTAGGCAACAG GTGGTCTCAAATAGCACAGCATTTAGCAGGAAGAACAGACAACGAGATAAAGAACTATTGGAATTCTCATCTGAAGAAGAAAGTGGTCTTGAATTTCCAAGATTTCAAAAGTGGAGTTTTTTCGAATCGAGATCCGCCGTTGGAGGAGATGGGAAGTTCGGGAAATGAGCGGATTGAAAGCCAACCGAGGGTCTTGTTTGCAGAATGGCTTTCTGTGTCTGATGTTAATGGCGGGAGCTCCATGGAAGGAAGTTTTGATGgtgagggaagaagaagaacaagtaGAGAGGGCTATGGTTTTGAGATGCTCAATTGGGACCTTGATTTTGAGGGACACATTTCTGATGGCTTTGCAACTTGTGATCAATTGTG TCGAGAGCAAACGGGCTAA
- the LOC101213997 gene encoding O-glucosyltransferase rumi homolog gives MGSIVHRNPIPKPYFPYFFFYVLLFVVGYFIISSQISPMGARRERELQNYPQKEVEFSPINCTAYSRSEKWDSGIGPTTIEEEEEDGDGKNENTCPEYFRWIHEDLKPWAETGITREMVERGRENATFRLVIVGGRAYVEKYSEVFQRRDVFTLWGILQLLRWYPDQIPDLDLMFACEDQPTVFIGNYSGPGPNSTAPPPLFRYCGDDDTFDIVFPDWSFWGWPEINLKPWETEMKELKEANQRKKWIDRENYAFWKGNTFISMPRYQLLKCSRSTQSKLRVYMQDWQEEGKQGFKNSNLADQCFSRYKVYIEGIGWSVSLKYILACDSMTLMVKPHFYDFFTRSLVPMHHYWPIKDDDDMCKSIKFAVEWGTTHKQKAQAIGKAASKFMEEQLNMDKVYDYMFHTLNEYSKLLTFKPTIPPNATEISLNDLACPTEGLAAKSMMDTLIKRPSFSSPCFLLPPFSPFALDYIRTRKDIPIKQIDMWEKNMPF, from the exons atgggtAGCATCGTTCATAGAAACCCAATACCTAAACCCTATTTCccctattttttcttctacgTTTTGCTCTTTGTTGTTGGCTATTTCATAATCTCTTCACAAATAtcc CCGATGGGGGCGAGGAGAGAAAGGGAATTACAAAATTACCCTCAGAAGGAAGTCGAATTTTCTCCCATTAATTGTACGGCATATTCACGGAGCGAGAAATGGGATAGTGGGATCGGTCCCACCACAatagaggaagaggaagaagatggagacgggaaaaatgaaaacacgTGTCCGGAATACTTCCGTTGGATCCACGAGGATCTAAAGCCGTGGGCTGAGACAGGGATCACGAGGGAGATGGTGGAGAGAGGGCGGGAGAATGCTACCTTCAGGCTGGTGATCGTCGGCGGTAGGGCTTACGTGGAGAAGTATTCAGAAGTGTTTCAAAGGAGGGATGTTTTTACGCTGTGGGGGATCCTACAATTGTTACGGTGGTACCCAGATCAAATTCCTGATTTGGACCTCATGTTTGCTTGTGAAGACCAGCCCACTGTTTTTATTGGTAATTATAGTGGGCCTGGGCCCAATTCAACGGCCCCACCTCCTTTGTTCCGGTACTGTGGAGACGATGACACCTTTGACATCGTTTTTCCTGATTGGTCCTTCTGGGGATG GCCAGAGATTAATTTAAAGCCATGGGAAACAGAGATGAAAGAACTAAAGGAAGCAaaccaaaggaaaaaatggaTAGACAGAGAAAACTATGCTTTTTGGAAGGgaaatacttttatttctatGCCCAgatatcaacttttaaaatgcaGTCGCTCTACTCAATCCAAACTTCGTGTCTACATGCAG GATTGGCAAGAAGAAGGTAAACAAGGATTCAAAAACTCAAATCTTGCTGATCAATGTTTTTCTag GTATAAAGTTTACATCGAGGGGATTGGTTGGTCAGTGAGTCTCAAATATATTCTTGCTTGTGATTCTATGACATTAATGGTAAAACCTCATTTCTATGATTTCTTCACAAGAAGTCTAGTGCCAATGCATCACTATTGGCCAAtcaaagatgatgatgatatgTGCAAATCTATCAAATTTGCTGTTGAGTGGGGGACTACCCACAAACAAAAG GCACAAGCAATTGGGAAGGCAGCAAGTAAGTTCATGGAAGAGCAACTAAACATGGACAAGGTGTATGATTACATGTTTCATACTCTAAATGAATACTCCAAGCTCTTAACTTTCAAACCAACCATCCCACCAAATGCTACTGAAATTTCTTTGAACGATTTGGCTTGCCCTACCGAAGGCTTAGCTGCCAAGTCCATGATGGATACCCTCATAAAACGACCTTCCTTCTCGAGCCCTTGCTTCTTGCTTCCTCCTTTTAGCCCGTTTGCTCTCGACTACATTCGAACCAGAAAAGATATTCcaatcaaacaaattgatatgTGGGAGAAAAATATGCCCTTTTAG